In Tiliqua scincoides isolate rTilSci1 chromosome 1, rTilSci1.hap2, whole genome shotgun sequence, the following are encoded in one genomic region:
- the LOC136645512 gene encoding baculoviral IAP repeat-containing protein 5.1-like: protein MESFLKEISSTSQSLFDFRELHEYEKRLKTFADWPFKQNCKCTPENMASAGFIYCPNANEPDVAKCFFCLIELEGWEPDHDPWLEHSKRSKDSCGFLSLSKNIDDLTMEEYYELEMERVRIFLCKTGRSIIKAFEKEVAETRKRLVDAFVNKYKYAPESEKPAQTLLQCCPPPTKDNCVPTKRQNDRDAEEALMCNLYIGLEEKLLLEQDLVAYTGLCQSHFAIMSQGPSHSTQP from the exons ATGGAGTCCTTCTTGAAAGAGATCAGCTCAACCTCCCAGAGTTTATTTGACTTCAGGGAGCTGCATGAATATGAGAAGCGCTTAAAAACCTTTGCTGACTGGCCCTTTAAGCAGAACTGCAAATGCACTCCTGAAAAT ATGGCTAGTGCTGGCTTTATCTACTGTCCAAATGCAAATGAACCTGATGTGGCAAAGTGTTTCTTTTGCTTGATAGAGCTGGAGGGCTGGGAGCCAGATCATGATCCATG GTTGGAACACTCCAAGCGTAGCAAGGATTCTTGTGGATTTTTGTCCCTGTCTAAGAATATTGATGACCTAACAATGGAGGAATATTATGAACTAGAGATGGAGCGGGTCCGGATTTTCCTT tgCAAAACTGGCAGGAGTATAATAAAGGCCTTTGAAAAAGAAGTGGCTGAGACCAGGAAACGTCTTGTGGATGCTTTTGTGAATAAGTACAAATATGCTCCTGAGTCGGAGAAACCGGCCCAGACCCTCCTGCAGTGTTGTCCTCCGCCAACAAAAGACAATTGTGTGCCAACCAAGAGGCA GAATGATCGGGACGCAGAAGAGGCACTTATGTGCAACCTCTACATTGGCTTGGAAGAAAAGTTGCTTCTAGAGCAGGATCTTGTTGCCTACACAGGACTGTGCCAGAGTCACTTTGCAATCATGAGTCAGGGACCCAGTCACTCAACTCAACCATGA